A stretch of Clostridium sp. BJN0001 DNA encodes these proteins:
- the ispE gene encoding 4-(cytidine 5'-diphospho)-2-C-methyl-D-erythritol kinase produces MDIKAYAKINIALDIVGKRDDGYHLLRMIMQTIDLYDVVSVSKAKSGIHVTCNKPYVPVDNRNLAYKAADIFLDKYKISSGVDINILKNIPVSAGLAGGSTDAAAVIKIMNKLFDINESSDNLKKLSLSLGADVPYCIEGGTALCEGIGEIITSLKPFKNRILVLVKPPFGVSTKEVYKKFDLSKVYNHPDIDEIINNMEKNQDGLVYKKMKNLLENVTLRKYKEISEIKIQAMNNDAEGTMMSGSGPTVFAFFDDMIKAQRFYNKMSCKYKEVYLTRTI; encoded by the coding sequence ATGGATATTAAGGCATATGCAAAAATAAATATTGCTTTAGATATTGTAGGAAAAAGAGATGATGGTTATCATCTTTTAAGAATGATAATGCAGACGATTGATCTTTATGACGTTGTGAGTGTATCTAAAGCTAAATCTGGAATACATGTAACATGTAATAAGCCATATGTGCCTGTAGATAATAGAAATTTAGCATATAAGGCTGCAGATATTTTTTTAGATAAATATAAGATAAGTTCAGGAGTAGATATAAATATTTTAAAGAATATACCAGTTTCAGCAGGACTTGCTGGAGGAAGCACAGATGCAGCTGCAGTTATAAAAATAATGAACAAATTATTTGATATTAATGAAAGCAGTGATAATCTTAAAAAATTATCATTAAGTCTTGGTGCAGATGTTCCATACTGTATAGAAGGAGGAACTGCTCTTTGCGAAGGTATAGGAGAAATAATAACTTCCTTAAAACCATTTAAAAACAGAATCTTAGTTCTTGTAAAGCCTCCATTTGGAGTTTCAACTAAAGAAGTATATAAAAAGTTTGATTTGTCTAAGGTATACAATCATCCAGATATAGATGAAATAATTAATAATATGGAAAAAAATCAAGATGGATTGGTTTATAAAAAAATGAAAAATCTACTTGAAAATGTTACGCTTAGAAAATATAAAGAAATTTCAGAAATAAAAATTCAAGCTATGAATAATGATGCTGAGGGAACAATGATGAGTGGAAGTGGTCCGACAGTTTTTGCTTTTTTTGATGATATGATAAAAGCACAGAGATTTTATAATAAAATGTCTTGCAAATACAAAGAAGTATACTTGACAAGAACTATATAA
- a CDS encoding DUF1934 domain-containing protein translates to MKNKALIFVKSIIHGDEDDSIEVISDGYFINKHSLAMAEYDESKVSGMEGTHTSILIKKDSFKIIRSGNIETEMEFKKKERTACLYKTANGIINIEIDTIDLTVNVDDCGGVIRCLYLLSIDGQVISRTSIVIKIKLKNID, encoded by the coding sequence ATGAAAAATAAAGCATTGATATTTGTCAAAAGTATAATTCATGGAGATGAAGATGATTCTATTGAAGTTATATCTGATGGGTATTTTATAAATAAACATAGTCTTGCTATGGCGGAATATGATGAATCGAAAGTATCGGGAATGGAAGGTACACATACATCGATACTTATAAAAAAAGATTCGTTTAAAATTATACGAAGCGGAAATATAGAAACTGAAATGGAGTTTAAGAAAAAAGAGAGAACTGCATGTCTATATAAAACAGCTAATGGAATAATCAATATTGAAATAGATACAATAGATCTTACTGTAAATGTAGATGATTGTGGTGGAGTTATAAGATGTCTTTATTTATTGTCTATTGATGGACAGGTTATATCAAGAACAAGTATCGTTATAAAAATCAAATTAAAAAATATTGATTAA
- the spoIIR gene encoding stage II sporulation protein R: MRILKLVFMILSISCLFFVCGCDLNQNELYSYSELCTYNQKVLDYSNVKDSLIRFHVIANSDSEEDQNLKIKVKNKIINYLYPYLSESESLDQSRKIILQNIDKVKKIAQDEIKLDSYNYDVDVKLSRENFPEKSYGNIILPQGNYEAFRVIIGKGEGKNWWCVMFPPLCFVDESMAEIKYNETEEKISNSTENNKDNDEIQIKFKLEEILKNLFN; the protein is encoded by the coding sequence ATGAGAATATTAAAGTTAGTATTTATGATTTTGTCAATAAGTTGTTTGTTTTTTGTATGTGGGTGTGATCTAAATCAAAATGAATTATATAGTTATAGTGAATTATGTACATATAATCAAAAGGTTTTAGATTATAGTAATGTTAAAGATTCTCTTATAAGGTTTCATGTTATTGCAAATAGTGATAGTGAAGAGGATCAAAATTTAAAAATAAAAGTAAAAAATAAAATAATAAATTATCTTTATCCATATCTTAGTGAGTCAGAATCTCTTGATCAGTCTAGAAAGATTATTTTACAGAATATTGATAAAGTAAAAAAGATAGCTCAAGATGAAATAAAGTTAGATTCTTATAATTACGATGTAGATGTTAAACTTTCACGGGAAAACTTTCCCGAAAAATCTTATGGAAATATTATTCTTCCACAGGGAAATTATGAAGCTTTTAGAGTGATCATAGGAAAAGGAGAAGGTAAAAATTGGTGGTGTGTTATGTTTCCACCATTATGTTTTGTTGATGAAAGTATGGCCGAAATAAAATATAACGAAACAGAAGAAAAAATAAGTAATAGTACAGAAAACAATAAAGATAACGATGAAATACAGATAAAATTTAAATTAGAAGAAATATTAAAAAACTTATTTAACTAG
- a CDS encoding tRNA 4-thiouridine(8) synthase ThiI, translating into MVRALAMMSGGLDSVLAAKVIKDQGVEVIGLCFKSYFFDEENAERMAKQIGIKLVVVDFSKEHFEMVKDPKHGWGKNMNPCIDCHAMMMRYSGEMLKKYDADFIVTGEVLNQRPMSQNRAALDIVKNESGFADKILRPLCAKNIKETQMEKDGLVDREKLFDISGRNRKVQMELAEKFKITDYPSPAGGCKLTEPNYSLRLRENLERTGDMTEKDIKLLRYGRHFVTDNKVKVIVTRTHDEFMEIKKIMNVHDFLFMACDYNGASVIIPEGNNIIEDDIIFACRLAARYSKGKNEESIKIKFGHAQTDLENIREVSPFNEDDMKKYCVN; encoded by the coding sequence ATGGTACGTGCATTAGCTATGATGTCTGGTGGTTTAGATAGTGTTCTTGCAGCGAAAGTAATAAAGGATCAAGGAGTAGAAGTTATAGGATTGTGTTTTAAATCATACTTTTTTGATGAAGAAAATGCTGAAAGGATGGCTAAGCAAATAGGAATAAAACTTGTTGTAGTAGACTTTTCAAAAGAGCATTTTGAAATGGTTAAAGATCCAAAACATGGATGGGGAAAGAATATGAATCCATGCATAGATTGCCATGCAATGATGATGAGATATAGTGGAGAAATGCTTAAAAAGTATGATGCAGATTTTATTGTAACAGGTGAGGTATTAAATCAGAGACCAATGTCTCAAAATAGAGCCGCACTTGATATTGTAAAAAATGAATCTGGATTTGCAGATAAAATATTAAGACCTTTATGTGCAAAAAATATTAAAGAAACACAGATGGAAAAAGATGGGCTTGTAGATAGAGAAAAATTATTTGACATTTCAGGAAGAAATAGAAAAGTTCAAATGGAACTTGCTGAAAAATTTAAAATAACAGATTATCCATCACCAGCTGGAGGATGTAAGCTTACAGAACCGAATTATTCATTAAGACTTAGAGAAAACCTTGAGCGTACAGGTGATATGACTGAAAAAGATATTAAACTTTTAAGATATGGACGTCACTTTGTTACTGACAATAAAGTAAAAGTAATTGTCACAAGAACACATGATGAATTTATGGAAATAAAAAAAATTATGAATGTTCATGACTTTCTTTTTATGGCATGTGATTATAATGGAGCATCTGTTATTATTCCAGAAGGAAATAATATAATTGAAGATGATATCATTTTTGCATGTAGATTAGCTGCAAGGTATAGCAAAGGAAAAAATGAAGAAAGCATAAAAATTAAATTTGGACATGCACAGACTGATCTTGAAAATATAAGAGAAGTATCACCTTTTAATGAAGATGATATGAAAAAATACTGTGTAAATTAA